In the Octopus bimaculoides isolate UCB-OBI-ISO-001 chromosome 7, ASM119413v2, whole genome shotgun sequence genome, ACTTCATTCTCTACCCTCGCATTCTTTTCCAAGTAGAACCAAAAAATCTGGATGAGGGCTTGACAGAAGAGGAAGGTGtctaatgtaatttttatatggATTAATTCCCACTGCTCCGGTTTCTCTAGCCAATGTATTCctccctggacgggacgccgaaTTACTCTTTTCTACCAGCTGAGTAAACCGGAGTAACGCaaagctcaagaacacaacatattcTCCGGTCgaggatcgaaaccacaatcttatgatcatgagtccataATCCCTAACCACTTAGTCATGCGCCTCAacgcttaaaaataaatatatgtttatatatatgtatatatatatatatatatatatatNNNNNNNNNNNNNNNNNNNNNNNNNNNNNNNNNNNNNNNNNNNNNNNNNNNNNNNNNNNNNNNNNNNNNNNNNNNNNNNNNNNNNNNNNNNNNNNNNNNNNNNNNNNNNNNNNNNNNNNNNNNNNNNNNNNNNNNNNNNNNNNNNNNNNNNNNNNNNNNNNNNNNNNNNNNNNNNNNNNNNNNNNNNNNNNNNNNNNNNNNNNNNNNNNNNNNNNNNNNNNNNNNNNNNNNNNNNNNNNNNNNNNNNNNNNNNNNNNNNNNNNNNNNNNNNNNNNNNNNNNNNNNNNNNNNNNNNNNNNNNNNNNNNNNNNNNNNNNNNNNNNNNNNNNNNNNNNNNNNNNNNNNNNNNNNNNNNNNNNNNNNNNNNNNNNNNNNNNNNNNNNNNNNNNNNNNNNNNNNNNNNNNNNNNNNNNNNNNNNNNNNNNNNNNNNNNNNNNNNNNNNNNNNNNNNNNNNNNNNNNNNNNNNNNNNNNNNNNNNNNNNNNNNNNNNNNNNNNNNNNNNNNNNNNNNNNNNNNNNNNNNNNNNNNNNNNNNNNNNNNNNNNNNNNNNNNNNNNNNNNNNNNNNNNNatctatatgtacatgtagatgaaggtatgtgcatacatgtacatatatatgcatatactcatatattgtttatatatgtgtgggtgtgtgtgtgtgtgtgtgtgtgtgtggttgattaTTTTCCTTATGTTTTGAAACGTTTTATCAGATTTTCATTGTATCACTGTAAAAATAAtatcagtaatgataataataatagttgtgatTAAATCGATCATTATGGTGACGAATACACGTGTACAGACAACACAATATAAATGGGAGAAAAAAATAACCTTACCTGTACCATTCTAGGCCTCTTGAGTAGTGTCTATCGAAGAAATGTGGTTCGGGGCCAGGAGCCCTAATATCCGGATGTAATCGTAAAAATTCCAGTAGGGCTCGAGTGCCTCCTTTTTTAACTCCAATGATAATAGCTTGGGGAAGTTTTTTAGAGGGCCCTTCTCGTACGACTAACATCCGAGAGGATTTCGGAGGTGTCTGCGCCACGTGATGTGAAACTGTGGCCATATTACTTTCACTTTCCAAAACTTGATTTAAATGAATATCGTCGGCTCTGTTCGATTGTTTTCCAAGttcttcatcattgttatcaGCATCGGGGTCATTTTCCTCTCCATCACCGCCGTCACTTTCCTCatttaagttgttgttgttgttgcttgtgttgctgttgttgttgttgtagtcctCATTGCTGTACTGATAATAgaagctgttattgttgttgttattgctgtcgttgtcgtcattaatatcattatctttGCTATTGTCTTTTTCACTGACATCGAAGTTACTCACATTCTCGCTAAACGCAATCGTTCGCCGGCGATCCTGTTCGATATCGAAGCCATTTGAGTcgctactactgctattattattattattattattattattattattgctgttggtagtggtggtgttctTTAAATTGTTGATATTGTCGGTTCTGTTGTTGCTGTCGATTTTGTTGCTTTTGGAGACATTCCATTGATTAATAGCTACATGATCGATAaaactattatcattactgtttttgttgttgttgttgttgttgttgtcgatgctaGCTGCAGTAGTGGTGGTTTTCTGGCTATTATTTCCTGCTTGTCGTCTAGACTTGCGACCGGTGATGGGTAAGGATCGCAACAGCGGTTTCAAAATGGGTAACACTTGCAAAGAGACGCTTTTGTTGTCGGACGGAGGTGTATGAAATGGAAGAGTTTTGGACAGATTTATTCTACGGTTAATATCCGCTATACTGTAAGAATTCTGTACTGGCAATTTCTCTGCCATCGGACGCATAAGAATGTGTGGTTCTGGGGTTGTTTGTTGAGGTGAAGGGAGTGGTGACGGTGATGGCTGTGGACTCGTTAAACCGGCGGGCAGTTGGTGTTGCAACAGTTTGCGGCGATCAGAGTTTGGGATGAGGTGCAGCTCTTCTTGCTTGCTACCAATGTGCAGCTGCATTTCGTCTGCAGTCGGCTCATTTTTTAATTGCAGTCTGTCGTTCGCGTCAGATTTTTTAGATGTCAATAATAAAGTCACCGTGTTTGaggtagaagaggaagaagaagaagaagaagaagaagaagaagaagaagaagaagaagaagaagaagaagaagaagaagaagaagaagaagaagaagaagaaggagaatgtgATTTAGTTACGTGTGAAGAAACATGTGTTTTGtctcttgcttttgttgttgtagttgttggtgtatgtgctgttgatggtgatgatgatggttgtggtgacaatgttgttgttgacgatgatgatgttgctgttgttgttgatgatgatggtgatgatgatgatgatggatgtggtggtggtggtggtggagtatgTGGCGTCGAGGTTGTGGGTGATGATAATATTGGTGATAACAATGACGGTTTGTAATCAGTTTCGTCAGTTTGGGAGTTTGAATTAAGCAGAAGTTTACTTTTTTGACGATCATCGTtttgacgatgctgatgatgatgatggtggtggttgtggtggttgtggtgattttggtgaggaggaggagatggagaaggaggagaaagagggggagaatgaggatgatgttgatggtgatgatggtcagGGTGACGATGACATTTGTGATGGAGGTCAGAGTAAAAGACAAAACGTTTTATACCCTGTTGATtggtttgtggttgttgttgttgttgttgttgttttagttgatgatgatgatgatggtggtggtggtggtggaattgttgctgttgttctcgctgctgctgctgttgcagctgaCGGTGGTGATATTGTTGAatatgctgcttctgttgctgctgctgcagttgtagATGATGTCGATGgttatgaagatgatgaggatgatgctgatgatgataatgacgatggtggttATGTCGGTGGAGGTGAGGGTAATgctgatgaggatgctgatgctgatgatggcggCGTTGGTGGTAGTGTCGGTTGTGCAGAGGTGGAAGCGGAATTGAAAATGGACGGCGATGGTTCAAAGCCAAACGGCGACTGAAAGAAGTAGAAATGCCTCTAGCcgaaacacaaacaaaccaactgtTGATAACAATGCAGATGCAGTAAACGAGCGCAGAGATGGGCCAAGTGATCATCACGATTTTGAAAGTGGCTCTTGGTCCCTCGGCACAACTATGAGAAAGTCGGCTGGAGAAACCTTGCGAAAATCCTCTTCCGATTGCACTCGCTACGAGTGCCGCATACGAAGAGATGCCAGGAAATATCTTCGCGATAATTACAAAATGTTGAGAGCAAATCTTGGTGTTGAAAGTAGTCCATTCTGGTTTATGGGTTTTGGCATCCGGCTCTTCAGGTCATCGACTCAggattatcattaatatatgtatgtatatatcccaaAAATGTATTGGTAACAAATAAGGTATTTCTAGAGCTTAAAAGAAATTACTtgagttgtgtgtttgtgtgtgtgtgtgtgtgtgtgtatgtatgtgtatgttttttttttttttcaataactttATTGTCAAAATCAAACATGTATATTACTATAAAGAAATGTTAGAACTTTGttactttaatgtgtgtgtgtgtgtgtgtgtgtgtgtgagtgtcggaATGGGATTTTACGAGTCTAACAATTTCGCATCGCGATTAAACCTACAAACGTCAAACAGAAgtaacatatatctgtatattttcttaaatactaattaaaatgtattttcatcctaataatattattggttgacggctctttacgttttatatattgataatattaataatatggtaATACATTTAAAAANNNNNNNNNNNNNNNNNNNNNNNNNNNNNNNNNNNNNNNNNNNNNNNNNNNNNNNNNNNNNNNNNNNNNNNNNNNNNNNNNNNNNNNNNNNNNNNNNNNNNNNNNNNNNNNNNNNNNNNNNNNNNNNNNNNNNNNNNNNNNNNNNNNNNNNNNNNNNNNNNNNNNNNNNNNNNNNNNNNNNNNNNNNNNNNNNNNNNNNNNNNNNNNNNNNNNNNNNNNNNNNNNNNNNNNNNNNNNNNNNNNNNNNNNNNNNNNNNNNNNNNNNNNNNNNNNNNNNNNNNNNNNNNNNNNNNNNNNNNNNNNNNNNNNNNNNNNNNNNNNNNNNNNNNNNNNNNNNNNNNNNNNNNNNNNNNNNNNNNNNNNNNNNNNNNNNNNNNNNNNNNNNNNNNNNNNNNNNNNNNNNNNNNNNNNNNNNNNNNNNNNNNNNNNNNNNNNNNNNNNNNNNNNNNNNNNNNNNNNNNNNNNNNNNNNNNNNNNNNNNNNNNNNNNNNNNNNNNNNNNNNNNNNNNgtgtgtgtgtgtgtgtgtgtgtgtgtgtgtgtgcgtgtgtgtgtgtgtgcgtgtgtataagtaaatCCTGTACGGAAAGTACTCACGTGTAAGTCTTGAATTAAAACCACGAATtgcaaatagtaaaaaaaaatataaatagacaataaatcgataaataaataaaaatactaataataaatcctTATAGGGGTTGGATTATCCTCTTCTCTGGAATGGATTATgattacaattattgttgttgtgtgtttTAGGAGTATATTAGTACGATTGCAGTTGTTTGGTTGACTTACAATGCACacaatatttgtttgttgtttagcaTACTGCTACGTCCGTTATGAATCGTCT is a window encoding:
- the LOC106876039 gene encoding putative uncharacterized protein DDB_G0277255, whose protein sequence is MITWPISALVYCICIVINSWFVCVSARGISTSFSRRLALNHRRPFSIPLPPLHNRHYHQRRHHQHQHPHQHYPHLHRHNHHRHYHHQHHPHHLHNHRHHLQLQQQQQKQHIQQYHHRQLQQQQQREQQQQFHHHHHHHHHHQLKQQQQQQQPQTNQQGIKRFVFYSDLHHKCHRHPDHHHHQHHPHSPPLSPPSPSPPPHQNHHNHHNHHHHHHQHRQNDDRQKSKLLLNSNSQTDETDYKPSLLSPILSSPTTSTPHTPPPPPPHPSSSSSPSSSTTTATSSSSTTTLSPQPSSSPSTAHTPTTTTTKARDKTHVSSHVTKSHSPSSSSSSSSSSSSSSSSSSSSSSSSSSSSSSSSTSNTVTLLLTSKKSDANDRLQLKNEPTADEMQLHIGSKQEELHLIPNSDRRKLLQHQLPAGLTSPQPSPSPLPSPQQTTPEPHILMRPMAEKLPVQNSYSIADINRRINLSKTLPFHTPPSDNKSVSLQVLPILKPLLRSLPITGRKSRRQAGNNSQKTTTTAASIDNNNNNNNKNSNDNSFIDHVAINQWNVSKSNKIDSNNRTDNINNLKNTTTTNSNNNNNNNNNNNSSSSDSNGFDIEQDRRRTIAFSENVSNFDVSEKDNSKDNDINDDNDSNNNNNNSFYYQYSNEDYNNNNSNTSNNNNNLNEESDGGDGEENDPDADNNDEELGKQSNRADDIHLNQVLESESNMATVSHHVAQTPPKSSRMLVVREGPSKKLPQAIIIGVKKGGTRALLEFLRLHPDIRAPGPEPHFFDRHYSRGLEWYRSKMPLTIEGQISMEKTPSYFITRDVPQRIYNMSKQVKLIVVVRDPVTRAISDYTQTMTKRRSVRQFEQMVFVNNSSRIVDTSWGAIRIGVYAKHLELWLKYFPLQQMHFVSGEKLISDPAGEMALLQDFLGLKRIINEKHFFFNETKGFPCLKKPEGSGHPHCLGKTKGRQHPTIDPSVIQRLRDFYRPFNSKFYKMVNRDFEWP